In a genomic window of Gammaproteobacteria bacterium:
- a CDS encoding transporter substrate-binding domain-containing protein has product MKKLLVGVILSLVLIAGAQANQSQHKQPRPTVRVGFVEFPPLFSTDQHGLAQGQLIDLLRQILTDAGYDANFISYPTKRMTTYLIEGKIDLWLGVAAVAETDKVLVSETKLMKIKLQAYHVGDKPSIKSKSDLNHQTIAVIRGYSYGGWISYIKNPVNNITVIEASTHSAGLALLKIGRVDYLLDYKTPIDATLDVFELPNLVASPLSEVPVQFVVSKKYPQAQQLLELLEASYLELKAQGRF; this is encoded by the coding sequence ATGAAAAAATTACTCGTTGGCGTTATTTTATCTTTGGTGTTAATTGCTGGAGCGCAAGCTAACCAATCGCAACATAAGCAACCGCGACCTACCGTACGCGTAGGTTTTGTCGAATTCCCACCTTTATTTAGTACTGATCAGCATGGGTTGGCTCAAGGTCAATTAATTGACCTGTTGCGACAAATTTTAACTGACGCAGGTTATGACGCTAATTTTATTTCCTATCCGACCAAAAGAATGACAACTTATCTAATAGAAGGAAAGATTGATTTATGGCTTGGAGTCGCGGCGGTTGCTGAAACTGATAAAGTGTTAGTGTCAGAGACCAAGCTGATGAAAATAAAGCTGCAAGCGTATCACGTCGGCGATAAACCAAGCATAAAGAGCAAGAGCGATCTTAACCATCAGACTATCGCGGTTATTCGTGGGTATTCATACGGTGGTTGGATAAGTTATATAAAAAACCCAGTCAATAATATTACGGTGATTGAAGCATCAACGCATAGCGCTGGTTTAGCATTACTAAAAATCGGTCGGGTTGACTATCTATTGGATTATAAAACGCCGATTGACGCAACACTGGATGTATTTGAACTGCCGAACTTGGTTGCTTCGCCTTTATCTGAAGTTCCGGTTCAATTTGTGGTGTCTAAAAAATACCCACAGGCGCAACAATTGCTGGAGTTATTAGAAGCGTCTTATCTTGAGCTAAAAGCGCAGGGCAGGTTTTAA
- a CDS encoding Lrp/AsnC ligand binding domain-containing protein, giving the protein MNKSHKSRTLDRIDLNILATLQVDGRISNVNLAKTVGLSASPCLDRVKRLEVEGFIERYGAHLNASKLKFGMSAFVQITLDRTTSEIFNTFEAAIRLIDQVAECHMVAGGFDYLVKIRIADMEAYRQVLGTIVDIPGVAKNHTYVVIEQVKEDQGLPLQP; this is encoded by the coding sequence ATGAACAAATCGCACAAATCTCGTACCCTAGACAGGATCGACCTAAACATTTTAGCGACATTACAAGTCGACGGCAGGATCTCAAATGTCAACCTTGCTAAAACTGTCGGCTTAAGCGCTAGCCCTTGCTTAGATCGCGTTAAACGTCTCGAAGTTGAAGGCTTTATCGAACGGTACGGCGCGCACTTAAACGCCTCTAAGTTAAAATTTGGAATGTCAGCCTTTGTTCAAATTACGCTAGATCGCACCACAAGTGAAATCTTTAACACTTTTGAAGCGGCCATTCGATTAATTGACCAAGTAGCTGAATGCCATATGGTTGCCGGGGGGTTTGATTATTTGGTTAAAATAAGAATCGCCGACATGGAAGCCTACCGCCAAGTTTTAGGCACGATAGTTGATATCCCAGGTGTCGCCAAAAATCATACCTATGTCGTGATCGAACAAGTAAAAGAAGATCAGGGGTTGCCGCTGCAACCCTAA